A section of the Bacillus sp. HSf4 genome encodes:
- a CDS encoding UDP-N-acetylmuramoyl-L-alanyl-D-glutamate--2,6-diaminopimelate ligase, giving the protein MKLTKLLTYLKNEPSFNSQEDPEITSIEMDSREVKTGSLFVCIKGYTVDGHDYVKQAVENGAQAIVAERQVEAAVPVIIVRHSKRALAVLSDAFYGQPTKQLRLIGITGTNGKTSTSHMAEEIFRKAGSRTGLIGTMYTKINDETFDAKNTTPESVTLQKTFKKMVDQDVDTAIMEVSSHALHMGRVHGCDYDIAAFTNLTQDHLDYHQTMEEYKHAKSLLFSQLGGSFNHEKPKWAVLNADDPASAYFAQVTAAHLLTYGIENDADIKAENIRMAPKGTTFDLVTPKGTGRVTIPLVGRFNVYNVLAAAAIAIAADISFDVITKGIEGLRGVRGRFELVDAGQDFPVIVDYAHTPDSLENVLNTCRGMTEGKLFVVVGCGGDRDKTKRPKMAKIAAELADEPVFTADNPRSENPLAILNDMEEGVKGAYYHSIVNREQAIFFAIANAKKGDVVLIAGKGHETYQQIGGQTFDFDDAEVAKRAILELK; this is encoded by the coding sequence ATGAAATTAACAAAGCTACTTACATATTTAAAAAACGAACCTTCCTTTAACAGCCAAGAAGACCCTGAAATAACTTCAATTGAGATGGACTCCAGGGAAGTCAAAACAGGGAGTCTTTTTGTTTGTATAAAAGGGTATACAGTTGATGGACACGACTATGTCAAGCAGGCGGTTGAAAACGGCGCGCAAGCGATAGTGGCGGAAAGGCAAGTGGAGGCGGCAGTTCCCGTCATCATCGTCCGCCATTCGAAAAGAGCGCTTGCCGTTTTATCAGATGCTTTTTACGGGCAGCCGACAAAGCAACTGAGACTGATCGGCATCACCGGCACAAACGGCAAAACATCGACCTCCCATATGGCCGAAGAGATTTTCAGAAAGGCGGGCAGCCGCACAGGGCTGATCGGGACGATGTACACGAAAATCAACGATGAAACATTCGATGCGAAAAATACGACGCCGGAAAGCGTCACACTTCAAAAAACGTTTAAAAAAATGGTTGACCAAGATGTGGATACAGCCATCATGGAAGTTTCTTCTCACGCTCTCCATATGGGCCGGGTGCACGGCTGTGATTACGATATCGCCGCATTTACAAACCTGACGCAGGATCACCTCGATTATCATCAAACAATGGAAGAATATAAACATGCGAAAAGCCTGCTTTTCTCCCAGCTGGGCGGCTCCTTTAACCATGAAAAACCAAAGTGGGCCGTTTTAAACGCAGATGACCCGGCTTCAGCATATTTTGCCCAGGTGACAGCAGCACACCTTTTGACTTACGGCATTGAAAACGATGCCGATATCAAGGCCGAAAACATCAGGATGGCGCCGAAAGGGACAACCTTTGATCTTGTGACACCAAAAGGAACGGGACGGGTGACAATTCCTCTTGTCGGCCGGTTCAACGTCTATAATGTGTTGGCTGCGGCGGCTATCGCGATTGCGGCGGACATTTCATTCGATGTGATTACGAAAGGAATTGAAGGGCTGAGAGGTGTCAGGGGAAGATTTGAGCTGGTGGACGCCGGCCAGGATTTTCCGGTGATCGTCGACTACGCCCATACACCGGACAGCCTCGAAAACGTCCTCAACACATGCAGAGGGATGACGGAAGGCAAGCTCTTTGTCGTCGTCGGCTGCGGAGGGGACCGGGATAAGACAAAGCGCCCGAAAATGGCGAAAATCGCCGCTGAACTGGCCGATGAGCCGGTGTTTACAGCGGACAACCCGAGAAGTGAAAACCCGCTCGCCATTTTGAACGATATGGAAGAAGGCGTGAAAGGTGCTTACTATCACAGCATCGTCAACCGGGAGCAGGCGATCTTTTTTGCGATTGCCAACGCTAAAAAAGGCGACGTTGTCCTGATTGCCGGCAAGGGCCATGAGACCTATCAGCAGATCGGCGGCCAAACATTCGATTTTGATGATGCAGAAGTGGCGAAACGGGCCATTCTTGAACTGAAATAA
- the murD gene encoding UDP-N-acetylmuramoyl-L-alanine--D-glutamate ligase has product MVTQDLLQNQNVLVLGLAKSGYAAASILHEKGVNVVVNDQKPFEENEPAQILAEKGVKVVCGTHPTELFDLHSIDILIKNPGIRYENVMVEEALKRGVPVWTEVELAYHLTDAPFIGITGSNGKTTTTTLVYEMLKADSKKALVAGNIGTAASEVANQTRGDEWIVTELSSFQLMGTYQFRPKIGLLLNVFDAHLDYHHSRKNYELAKQQIYRNQSETDVAVVNLDDDTVVRLAECSQAKKIFFSVRQIVERGACVKDGMIMFNNEQIMPLKDVVLPGEHNLENILAALCIVKTAGVSNEAVRQVLTTFTGVKHRMQYVATVKNRMFYNDSKATNILATKKALSAFKKPVILLCGGLDRGNEFDELKPHMSYVKAIITFGETAPKFEKLAEDMGIQQVKRVDNVEQAAYAAFSLSDEGDVILLSPACASWDQYKTFEERGDMFVNAVHMLK; this is encoded by the coding sequence GTGGTTACTCAAGATCTATTGCAAAATCAAAACGTGCTTGTATTGGGGCTGGCGAAAAGCGGTTATGCGGCTGCTTCGATCCTGCACGAAAAAGGCGTCAACGTTGTCGTCAACGATCAAAAGCCTTTTGAAGAAAACGAACCTGCACAAATTCTCGCCGAAAAAGGCGTTAAGGTGGTCTGCGGCACCCATCCGACAGAGCTTTTCGACCTCCATTCGATCGACATTCTCATTAAAAATCCGGGAATCCGCTATGAAAATGTGATGGTTGAAGAAGCCCTGAAAAGGGGGGTTCCCGTCTGGACGGAGGTCGAGCTCGCCTATCATCTCACAGATGCGCCTTTTATCGGGATTACCGGATCTAATGGTAAAACGACAACAACTACACTCGTTTATGAAATGCTGAAAGCCGATTCGAAAAAAGCGCTCGTTGCGGGAAATATCGGCACAGCGGCAAGCGAAGTGGCAAATCAAACCCGCGGCGATGAGTGGATTGTGACAGAGCTCTCTTCCTTTCAGCTGATGGGGACGTATCAATTCAGGCCGAAAATCGGTTTATTGTTAAACGTATTTGATGCCCATCTGGATTATCACCATTCTCGAAAAAATTACGAGCTTGCCAAACAGCAGATCTACCGAAACCAATCGGAAACAGATGTTGCCGTTGTTAATTTGGACGATGATACAGTCGTCCGGCTGGCGGAATGTTCACAAGCGAAGAAAATCTTTTTCTCAGTCCGGCAAATCGTAGAGCGCGGCGCCTGTGTCAAAGACGGAATGATCATGTTTAACAATGAACAAATCATGCCGCTAAAAGACGTTGTTTTGCCAGGAGAGCACAATCTGGAAAACATTTTGGCAGCCCTTTGTATCGTAAAGACGGCAGGGGTGTCGAACGAGGCTGTCCGCCAAGTGCTGACGACCTTCACAGGGGTTAAACATAGAATGCAGTACGTGGCAACGGTCAAAAACAGAATGTTTTACAATGACAGCAAAGCGACGAACATCCTGGCGACGAAAAAAGCGCTCTCCGCTTTCAAGAAGCCGGTGATTCTCCTTTGCGGGGGGCTTGACCGCGGAAATGAGTTTGATGAATTAAAGCCGCACATGTCTTATGTCAAAGCGATCATAACCTTCGGCGAAACCGCGCCCAAGTTTGAAAAGCTGGCGGAAGATATGGGAATACAACAGGTGAAACGTGTCGATAATGTTGAACAGGCAGCATACGCGGCGTTCAGCCTGTCAGACGAAGGTGATGTCATTCTCCTTTCCCCGGCATGTGCAAGCTGGGATCAGTACAAAACATTTGAAGAACGTGGTGACATGTTTGTAAACGCCGTGCATATGCTTAAATAA
- the spoVE gene encoding stage V sporulation protein E: MQTKKTSPDFLLVIITLLLLAIGLIMVYSASAVWATHKYDDSFFFAKRQLLFAGIGVIAMFFIMTVDYWTWRTYAKILIIVCFFLLAIVLIPGIGMERNGSRSWIGVGAFSIQPSEFMKLAMIAFLAKFLSEKQKNITSFRKGFMPALGIVFSAFLIIMMQPDLGTGTVMVGTCIIMIFVAGARISHFVFLGLIGLSGFIGLVLSAPYRIKRITSYLNPWEDPLGSGFQIIQSLYAVGPGGLFGLGLGQSRQKFFYLPEPQTDFIFAILSEELGFIGGSLILLLFSVLLWRGIRIALGAPDLYGSFVAVGVISMIAIQVMINIGVVTGLIPVTGITLPFLSYGGSSLTLMLMAVGVLLNVSRYSRY, from the coding sequence TTGCAAACAAAAAAAACGTCACCGGATTTTTTATTGGTTATCATTACGTTATTACTGCTAGCGATCGGACTGATCATGGTATACAGCGCCAGTGCGGTATGGGCGACACACAAATACGATGACTCCTTTTTCTTTGCCAAACGGCAGCTTTTGTTTGCCGGCATCGGGGTCATCGCCATGTTTTTTATCATGACCGTCGACTACTGGACATGGAGGACTTACGCGAAGATTCTGATCATCGTCTGCTTCTTTCTTTTGGCGATCGTTCTGATTCCGGGAATCGGAATGGAGCGGAACGGCTCGCGGAGCTGGATCGGTGTCGGCGCTTTCAGCATACAGCCGTCCGAGTTTATGAAGCTCGCGATGATTGCCTTTTTGGCAAAATTTCTTTCTGAGAAGCAAAAGAATATCACATCGTTCAGAAAAGGTTTTATGCCGGCGCTCGGCATTGTCTTTTCCGCCTTTTTGATCATCATGATGCAGCCTGACCTCGGGACTGGCACGGTGATGGTGGGAACGTGCATCATCATGATATTTGTGGCGGGGGCGAGAATTTCGCACTTTGTTTTTCTCGGTCTGATCGGCCTCAGCGGATTTATCGGCCTCGTTCTGTCGGCGCCGTACAGGATTAAACGGATTACATCATATTTAAATCCTTGGGAAGATCCTTTAGGAAGCGGCTTTCAGATCATCCAGTCGCTGTATGCAGTCGGCCCCGGCGGGCTCTTTGGCCTCGGACTCGGCCAAAGCAGACAAAAGTTCTTTTATTTGCCTGAGCCGCAGACGGACTTTATCTTCGCCATATTATCGGAAGAGCTCGGATTCATCGGAGGATCGCTCATTCTATTGCTCTTCAGCGTGCTTTTATGGAGAGGGATCAGAATTGCGCTTGGGGCGCCCGACTTGTACGGCAGCTTTGTCGCCGTCGGCGTCATTTCAATGATTGCGATCCAGGTGATGATCAATATTGGCGTCGTGACCGGACTGATTCCTGTAACGGGCATTACGCTGCCGTTTTTAAGCTATGGAGGGTCATCGCTGACCTTGATGCTGATGGCGGTCGGCGTGCTGCTCAATGTCAGCAGATATTCAAGATATTAG
- the mraY gene encoding phospho-N-acetylmuramoyl-pentapeptide-transferase — MLEQVILFTIIMGFLISVLLSPIFIPFLRRLKFGQSIREEGPKSHQKKSGTPTMGGVMIILSIIATTIVMTMKFSEVSMNMFLLLFVTIGYGLLGFLDDYIKVVMKRNLGLTSRQKLIGQIIIAAVFYAVYYAQGMPTTIRIPGTDASFDFGWGYLILVIFMLVGGSNAVNLTDGLDGLLSGTAAIAFGAFAILAWNQGQYDVAIFSVAVVGAVLGFLVFNAHPAKVFMGDTGSLALGGAIVTIAILTKLEILLVIIGGVFVIETLSVILQVISFKTTGRRIFKMSPLHHHYELVGWSEWRVVVTFWTAGLLLAVLGIYIEVWL; from the coding sequence ATGCTGGAGCAAGTGATTTTATTTACGATTATCATGGGCTTTTTAATCAGCGTTCTTTTGTCTCCGATCTTCATCCCGTTTTTAAGAAGGCTTAAATTTGGCCAAAGCATTCGCGAAGAAGGTCCGAAATCCCACCAAAAAAAATCGGGAACACCGACAATGGGCGGTGTGATGATCATTTTATCGATCATTGCCACAACGATCGTGATGACGATGAAATTTTCCGAAGTCAGCATGAACATGTTCCTGCTGCTGTTTGTCACGATTGGCTACGGACTTCTCGGCTTTTTGGATGATTATATAAAAGTGGTGATGAAGCGGAATCTCGGCTTGACATCCAGACAGAAGCTGATCGGCCAAATCATCATCGCCGCGGTGTTTTATGCCGTCTACTATGCTCAGGGAATGCCGACCACCATCCGCATTCCGGGAACTGATGCTTCGTTTGATTTCGGCTGGGGCTACCTGATTCTCGTCATCTTTATGCTTGTTGGCGGCTCAAACGCTGTCAACTTGACAGACGGGCTTGACGGGCTTTTATCGGGGACGGCGGCGATCGCTTTCGGCGCCTTTGCGATTTTGGCGTGGAATCAAGGGCAATACGATGTCGCGATCTTCTCGGTTGCCGTTGTCGGCGCTGTGCTTGGATTTCTTGTCTTCAATGCCCATCCCGCAAAGGTTTTTATGGGCGATACGGGTTCGCTCGCCTTAGGGGGAGCGATTGTGACGATCGCGATCTTAACGAAATTGGAAATCCTTTTGGTTATCATCGGCGGTGTATTCGTCATTGAAACCCTTTCTGTCATTCTGCAAGTGATTTCTTTCAAAACGACTGGCAGAAGAATCTTTAAAATGAGCCCTCTTCATCATCACTATGAGCTTGTCGGCTGGTCGGAGTGGAGAGTCGTCGTGACATTTTGGACAGCGGGTCTCTTGCTTGCCGTCTTAGGAATTTACATCGAGGTGTGGTTATAA